One genomic segment of Ranitomeya variabilis isolate aRanVar5 unplaced genomic scaffold, aRanVar5.hap1 Scaffold_500, whole genome shotgun sequence includes these proteins:
- the LOC143790643 gene encoding uncharacterized protein LOC143790643: protein MSSRELRQLIMDNIAWMNRPENRNQSPVIGRLRSSQTRGGRIEDDRDYLPSPERRRRVRDPSRRSVREETRHRSRSPHRPLPDRPISPEPLPPTTRPDNLRPAEALPPTTLPDNLRPAEALPPTTLPDNLRPAEALPPTTLPDRHSSADASLPSSSNNRSGGNEAATTSGADPQPNFIPPSVGTDAENQAGLDSVEDTTPPQAAPLRRRGRRRGMTRIRQIERLPTRSATGQEEIPSCAICLGDYEVGEQLIVLPCRHLFHQSCITPWLRQNRYCPYCRQNCFQQNRQRRA from the coding sequence ATCAGAGCCCTGTGATCGGAAGACTCAGGTCGTCTCAGACAAGAGGAGGAAGGATTGAAGATGACAGAGATTATTTACCTTCTCCAGAGAGAAGAAGAAGAGTTAGAGACCCATCCAGGCGCTCAGTACGAGAGGAGACCAGACACAGGAGCCGTTCGCCACATAGGCCGCTACCTGACCGTCCCATCTCTCCTGagcctttaccaccgaccacgcgccctgacaatctcaggcctgcggaggctttaccaccgaccacgctccctgacaatctcaggcctgcggaagctttaccaccgaccacgctccctgacaatctcaggcctgcggaggctttaccaccgaccacgctccctgaccGTCACAGTTCTGCTGATGCGTCACTACCGAGCAGCAGCAATAACAGGAGTGGTGGAAATGAAGCGGCAACCACCTCCGGGGCCGATCCTCAGCCAAATTTTATTCCACCATCCGTGGGCACAGATGCTGAGAATCAGGCCGGATTAGATTCAGTTGAGGATACAACCCCACCGCAGGCTGCACCCCTGCGGAGGAGAGGACGGCGGAGAGGAATGACAAGGATACGGCAAATAGAACGCCTTCCTACCAGGAGCGCCACAGGCCAGGAGGAGATTCCTTCTTGTGCCATATGCCTAGGTGATTATGAAGTAGGTGAGCAGCTTATTGTGCTGCCCTGCCGACATCTTTTTCATCAGAGCTGCATTACACCATGGCTCCGCCAAAACCGCTACTGTCCTTACTGccgccaaaactgtttccaacagaaCAGACAGAGAAGAGCATAA